In Solanum pennellii chromosome 7, SPENNV200, the following are encoded in one genomic region:
- the LOC107024624 gene encoding uncharacterized protein LOC107024624, producing MGKRKRRADLNKTPPPADLMPPSPGMDALSKQKFSHQVDSSGIKSFLTIAGDIMDGPVKVTQGQQSSIVHRRNIDLLKSLRHPRHYGRHYSRRRSASNAEASASHGGYTPSYDEKWSIKMASKCSTDSGHDTDDRQKTVHRTEGVPSSSLATTRVISSDAGELFCVLCNKFLKKEPYIVLENSLPIGETSIVAVLACGHLYHADCLEQRTNREDRQDPPCPICLGLVSHVDASVELD from the exons ACCTGATGCCACCCTCACCTGGAATGGATGCATTGTCGAAACAG AAGTTCTCTCATCAAGTCGACAGCAGTGGAATAAAGTCTTTTTTAACCATAGCGGGGGATATCATGGATGGTCCCGTGAAGGTAACACAAGGCCAACAATCATCTATTGTTCACCGTCGAAATATTGACCTTCTAAAGTCGCTGAGGCATCCGCGTCACTATGGCCGTCATTATTCTCGACGAAGGTCTGCCAGTAATGCTGAGGCATCAGCTTCCCATGGTGGTTATACGCCTTCTTATGATGAGAAGTGGTCTATAAAGATGGCAAGCAAATGCTCTACAGATTCTGGACATGACACAG ATGATAGACAAAAAACAGTTCACAGAACAGAAGGTGTTCCGTCCAGTTCATTGGCAACGACGAGGGTGATATCATCCGATGCAGGAGAACTCTTTTGTGTACTATGCAATAAGTTTTTGAAGAAGGAACCCTACATTGTCCTTGAAAACAGTTTGCCTATAGGCGAGACGTCTATAGTGGCAGTATTAGCTTGTGGTCATCTTTACCATGCTGATTGTTTGGAACAGAGAACGAACCGTGAAGATAGACAGGATCCGCCCTGTCCAATTTGTCTCGGCTTGGTTTCTCACGTCGATGCATCAGTAGAACTGGATTGA